The proteins below are encoded in one region of Ornithinimicrobium avium:
- a CDS encoding beta-ketoacyl-ACP reductase encodes MSEQTTGPRGSKLAGRVALVTGGTRGIGAAISRSFADQGATVAMGYGRDQERAQEFLGQLQEQFPGSSFSVHQGNVATADDCRRTVEEVISQHGQLDILVNNAGITRDRTVLKMQDDDWDSVLAVNLSGTFYMAQAALKHMVERGTGRIVNVSSIIGEMGNIGQANYAASKSGLFGLTKTLAREAVFHLQRAGKLDTGSIGLTVNTVTPGYVNTEMVEAVPEKVLDKIKGQIPMARLAHPDEIARVVHFLCADKSAYITGQVWGVNGGMDM; translated from the coding sequence ATGTCAGAGCAGACCACAGGACCACGCGGGAGCAAGCTCGCCGGTCGTGTCGCCCTCGTGACCGGGGGGACCCGGGGCATCGGCGCCGCGATCAGCCGAAGCTTCGCCGACCAGGGAGCCACCGTCGCCATGGGCTACGGCCGCGACCAGGAGCGGGCCCAGGAGTTCCTGGGTCAGCTGCAGGAACAGTTCCCCGGGTCGAGCTTCTCGGTGCACCAGGGCAACGTGGCCACGGCGGACGACTGCCGCCGCACCGTCGAGGAGGTCATCTCCCAGCACGGCCAGCTCGACATCCTCGTCAACAACGCCGGCATCACCCGTGACCGCACGGTGCTGAAGATGCAGGACGACGACTGGGACTCCGTGCTGGCGGTCAATCTGTCCGGCACCTTCTACATGGCCCAGGCGGCCCTGAAGCACATGGTGGAGCGGGGCACCGGCCGCATCGTCAACGTCTCCTCGATCATCGGGGAGATGGGCAACATCGGCCAGGCCAACTACGCCGCGTCCAAGTCCGGACTGTTCGGTCTGACCAAGACGCTGGCCCGCGAGGCCGTCTTCCACCTGCAGCGTGCCGGCAAGCTCGACACCGGCTCGATCGGGCTGACCGTCAACACGGTGACGCCGGGCTACGTCAACACCGAGATGGTCGAGGCGGTGCCGGAGAAGGTGCTCGACAAGATCAAGGGCCAGATCCCGATGGCCCGGCTGGCCCACCCGGACGAGATCGCCCGCGTCGTGCACTTCCTGTGCGCGGACAAGTCCGCCTACATCACCGGCCAGGTCTGGGGCGTCAACGGCGGCATGGACATGTGA
- a CDS encoding pyruvate, water dikinase regulatory protein — protein MVDTPIEVHIIADSTGDTAARVARAAAAQYVGYDVRIIRHPRQSTADGLHDAFARMRPDRARTVVFSTVVDEVLRRLVSQLCKDRGLPHADLLEPAVGALREVTGRDPSRVVTPVGVSEDYFKRVQAMEFSIANDDGHLSNHLREADIVLIGVSRSGKTPLSMYLGYLGYKTANIPLVPGIPAPEQLAQVQRWKIVGLTIDPERLSEIRTRRVRAMGSHALQRDGYTELVRIFDELDEVAGVQRSLGCPVIDTTNLALEEAAGRVIELVQKRKEAAAGTGAR, from the coding sequence ATGGTCGACACCCCGATCGAGGTCCACATCATCGCCGACTCCACCGGCGACACCGCCGCACGCGTGGCCCGTGCCGCGGCGGCCCAGTACGTCGGCTACGACGTCCGCATCATCCGCCACCCCCGGCAGTCGACGGCCGACGGGCTGCACGACGCGTTCGCGCGGATGCGCCCGGACCGGGCGCGGACCGTCGTCTTCTCCACGGTCGTCGACGAGGTGCTCAGACGGCTGGTCTCCCAGCTGTGCAAGGACCGCGGGCTGCCGCACGCCGACCTGCTCGAGCCGGCCGTGGGGGCCCTGCGCGAGGTCACCGGGCGCGACCCCTCGCGGGTGGTCACGCCGGTCGGGGTGAGCGAGGACTACTTCAAGCGGGTCCAGGCCATGGAGTTCTCGATCGCCAACGACGACGGGCACCTGTCCAACCACCTGCGCGAGGCCGACATCGTGCTCATCGGGGTGAGCCGCTCGGGCAAGACCCCGCTGTCGATGTACCTGGGCTACCTGGGCTACAAGACCGCCAACATCCCGCTGGTCCCGGGCATCCCTGCTCCCGAGCAGCTCGCCCAGGTCCAGCGCTGGAAGATCGTCGGCCTGACCATCGACCCCGAGCGGCTCTCGGAGATCCGCACCCGGAGGGTGCGGGCGATGGGCTCGCACGCGCTCCAGCGCGACGGCTACACCGAGCTCGTGCGGATCTTCGACGAGCTGGACGAGGTCGCCGGGGTGCAGCGCAGTCTCGGCTGCCCCGTGATCGACACCACGAACCTGGCGCTGGAGGAGGCGGCGGGCAGGGTGATCGAGCTGGTGCAGAAGCGCAAGGAGGCCGCGGCGGGCACGGGGGCACGCTGA
- the miaA gene encoding tRNA (adenosine(37)-N6)-dimethylallyltransferase MiaA: MADVSAPPSDPAHGAPSSSGGGRAVVAVVGPTATGKSDLGVELAVQLGGEVVNADASQLYRGMDVGTAKLTGAERHGIPHHQLDVLDVRQEASVAAYQGAARADLAAIRERGAVPVVVGGSGLYVRALLDRLEIPPTDPDVRARLEARLEAEGVESLGSELAARDPEAAARIERRNGRRIVRALEVIELTGRPFSATMPTREHVEPTVTIGLRADREVLDERIAARASAMWGAGLVGEVRGLVEAGLREGRTASRAVGYAQVLRQLDGELTEEAAVAETVMATRRLARRQERWFGRDPRVVWLEHDAPDLLGQALAAVRSADARCG, from the coding sequence ATGGCAGACGTGTCCGCCCCGCCGTCCGACCCCGCCCACGGCGCGCCGTCTTCCTCCGGCGGCGGGCGGGCCGTCGTGGCCGTGGTCGGCCCCACTGCCACCGGCAAGTCCGACCTCGGGGTCGAGCTGGCGGTCCAGCTCGGCGGAGAGGTCGTCAACGCCGACGCCTCCCAGCTCTACCGGGGCATGGACGTCGGCACCGCGAAGCTGACCGGGGCGGAGCGGCACGGCATACCGCACCACCAGCTGGACGTGCTGGACGTGAGGCAGGAGGCGAGCGTCGCGGCATACCAGGGTGCCGCGCGGGCGGACCTGGCGGCGATCCGGGAGCGGGGCGCGGTGCCGGTGGTGGTGGGCGGCTCCGGGCTCTACGTGCGCGCTCTGCTGGACCGGCTCGAGATCCCGCCGACCGACCCCGACGTTCGCGCCCGGCTCGAGGCCCGGCTCGAGGCGGAGGGGGTCGAGTCGCTGGGGTCGGAGCTGGCGGCGCGCGACCCCGAGGCGGCGGCACGGATCGAGCGGCGCAACGGACGGCGGATCGTCCGGGCCCTGGAGGTGATCGAGCTGACCGGCCGGCCGTTCAGCGCCACCATGCCCACGCGCGAGCACGTCGAGCCGACGGTGACGATCGGGCTGCGTGCCGACCGCGAGGTGCTCGACGAGCGGATCGCCGCCCGGGCGTCGGCGATGTGGGGGGCGGGTCTGGTCGGCGAGGTCCGTGGCCTGGTGGAGGCCGGGCTGCGCGAGGGGCGCACCGCCTCGCGCGCCGTCGGTTACGCCCAGGTGCTGCGCCAGCTCGACGGCGAGCTGACCGAGGAGGCGGCCGTGGCCGAGACGGTCATGGCCACCCGGCGGCTGGCGCGCCGGCAGGAGCGCTGGTTCGGGCGCGACCCCCGGGTCGTGTGGCTCGAGCACGACGCGCCGGACCTGCTGGGGCAGGCGCTCGCAGCGGTACGGTCCGCCGACGCGAGGTGCGGCTGA